A genomic segment from Osmerus mordax isolate fOsmMor3 chromosome 5, fOsmMor3.pri, whole genome shotgun sequence encodes:
- the nfkb2 gene encoding nuclear factor NF-kappa-B p100 subunit isoform X1 has protein sequence MSGALRMDDSQYNMKIFENEQFMNLPYDLMPPVDIKIEPYIPETAHGPYIQIIEEPKQRGFRFRYECEGPSHGGLPGASSERNRRTYPTVKVNNYVGHARVEVQLVTHSDPPRVHAHSLVGRHCSESGTCTVDVGPNELTASFSNLGILHVTKRGVVEMLVKRLREEKKRQKGQHNHITDPEEQAITKEAKELGKAMDLNIVRLMFTAYLQDSNGGFSRALKPVVSNPIYDSKSPNASNLKISRMDKTCGSVMGGDEIFLLCDKVQKDDIEIRFYEEEEEGGWEAFGDFSPTDVHKQYAIVFKTPQYHSTEIERPVTVFLQLKRKKGGDCSDPKQFTYKPQDQDKEEVQRKKQKPLPHPYDPGRGGSLGGNWPQGRGGAGGFGGGAGGGGGGGGFQFNHQLNGGGFYGGGFGGFGGGTQMSGPAPQAGGNQQQGGQAAGQTGLPLQRQLFQIAASLQSRASQTARQTAGALLQYCSTGDVTVLLAMQRHLCGVQDENGDTPLHLAIIHQQTAVIQQLIHTILRTQQHKIINRPNHLNQSPLHLAVITRQLKVVEVLLRAGADPTLLDLDGRTPLHLAALAADDVCLRVLLGHLGERYAHLVNMADYHGLHPLHLAVRKGGERCLRLLVEGGAKINAPEQKSGCSALHLAVRENLFKVACSLITDLKADVNMCTFGGNTPLHLAASLGSPILCSMLVAAGADKNLENDEPLFSSSSSSDEEQEEDERERESGGQAEATSQTLSPERKLANTRKRPATGHTPLDLAKCRKVRNLLESRQSPKPSQHNTKTPPPTSKEGESQALDEETLTKLCEMLSLGDVPWRQLAEKLGMLTLAHLYEESPSPCHNLLHNYKLGGGPVEGLVDALQSMGLTDGVRLLTQAELRVDKQSRDSTVDSGFGSQPMNQEMEEPAMANQ, from the exons ATGTCTGGCGCACTGAG GATGGATGACAGTCAGTACAACatgaaaatatttgaaaatgag CAGTTTATGAATTTACCATACGACCTCATGCCCCCTGTGGACATCAAGATTGAGCCTTACATCCCTGAAACAG CTCATGGACCCTACATTCAAATCATCGAGGAGCCCAAACAA agaggaTTCAGATTCCGCTATGAGTGTGAGGGTCCATCTCATGGAGGGCTGCCTGGGGCATCTagtgagaggaacaggagaaccTACCCTACTGTTAAG gTGAATAACTATGTTGGCCATGCCAGGGTAGAGGTGCAGCTGGTGACACACTCAGACCCTCCCCGTGTTCATGCCCACAGTCTGGTGGGGAGACACTGCTCCGAGAGCGGCACATGCACGGTGGACGTGGGCCCCAACGAACTCACTGCCTC gTTCAGTAACCTGGGCATCCTGCATGTTACcaagagaggggtggtggagatgTTGGTCAAGAGActcagagaagagaagaagagacagaaaggcCAGCACAACCACATCACAG ATCCAGAGGAACAGGCCATTACAAAAGAAGCCAAGGAGCTGGGCAAAGCTATGGACCTGAACATTGTCAGGTTAATGTTCACAGCCTACCTCCAGGACAGCAATGGGGGATTCTCTAGGGCCCTGAAGCCTGTGGTCTCCAACCCCATCTATGACAGCA AATCGCCCAACGCCTCCAATCTGAAGATCTCCCGCATGGACAAGACCTGTGGCTCagtgatgggaggagatgagataTTCCTGCTGTGTGACAAGGTCCAGAAAG ATGATATTGAGATTCGTTTttatgaagaggaagaggaagggggctGGGAAGCCTTTGGGGACTTCTCCCCAACCGATGTTCACAAACAG TACGCCATTGTATTCAAAACGCCGCAGTACCACAGCACAGAGATTGAGCGTCCCGTCACCGTGTTCCTGCAgctgaagaggaagaagggaggagactgCAGCGACCCCAAACAGTTCACCTACAAGCCCCAGGACCAAG ACAAAGAAGAGGTTCAGAGGAAAAAGCAGAAGCCTCTGCCACACCCCTATGATCCAGGAAGAGGCGGGTCTCTGGGCGGGAACTGGCCacaaggaaggggaggagccggGGGATTTGGAGGTGgcgctggaggaggtggaggaggaggag GCTTCCAGTTCAACCATCAGCTTAATGGAGGAGGCTTCTATGGAGGTGGGTTTGGAGGCTTCGGAGGAGGGACCCAAATGTCAGGCCCCGCCCCACAGGCAGGGGGGAACCAGCAGCAGGGGGGACAGGCGGCTGGACAGACAGGCTTACCACTACAAAGGCAACTCTTCCAGATAG cTGCCTCTCTGCAGAGCAGggccagtcagacagccaggcagacagcagGGGCACTGCTCCAGTACTGCAGCACTGGGGACGTAACGGTCCTTCTGGCAATGCAGAGACACCTATGCGGAGTCCAGGACGAGAACGGAGACAC GCCTTTGCACTTGGCGATCATTCACCAGCAGACCGCAGTGATTCAGCAGTTGATCCACACTATCCTCCGCACCCAGCAACACAAGATTATCAACAGACCCAACCATCTCAACCAG AGCCCCCTCCACCTGGCTGTGATCACCAGGCAGCTCAAGGTTGTGGAGGTGCTTCTCAGGGCGGGGGCTGACCCCACCCTGCTGGATCTGGACGGTcgcacccccctccacctggctGCGCTGGCCGCGGACGACGTCTGCCTCCGCGTCCTGCTGGGGCACCTGGGCGAACGCTACGCCCACCTGGTCAACATGGCCGACTACCACG GTCTGCACCCTCTCCACCTTGctgtgaggaagggaggagagcgcTGCCTGCGTCTGCTGGTGGAGGGCGGGGCTAAGATCAATGCCCCAGAGCAAAAGAGTGGATGCTCCGCCCTCCACCTGGCCGTCAGGGAAAATCTCTTCAAAGTGGCCTGCAGTCTAATCACAGAC CTAAAGGCAGATGTGAACATGTGCACGTTTGGAGGgaacacccctctccaccttgCGGCCAGCCTGGGCTCCCCCATCCTCTGCTCCATGCTCGTCGCCGCGG GTGCTGACAAGAACCTGGAAAACGATGAGcctctcttctccagctcctcttcctcagacgaagaacaggaagaggacGAACGCGAGAGAGAAAGCGGAGGACAAGCAGAGGCGACATCACAGACGCTCTCGCCCGAGAGAAAGCTTGCGAACACCCGCAAGAGACCAGCCACCGGACACACGCCATTAGACCTGGCCAAATGCCGAAAG GTGAGAAACCTTCTGGAGTCTAGACAGAGCCCCAAGCCCagccaacacaacaccaagacaCCTCCACCCACGAGTAAAGAAG GAGAGAGTCAGGCTCTGGACGAGGAGACTCTCACTAAACTGTGTGAGATGCTGAGTCTGGGAGACGTGCCCTGGAGACAGTTGGCGGAGAAGCTGGGCATGCTCACACTGGCACACCTGTATGAGGAGAGCCCCTCGCCCTGCCACAACCTGCTGCACAATTACAAG ctgGGTGGAGGTCCAGTTGAGGGGCTGGTGGATGCTCTTCAGTCTATGGGTTTGACTGATGGAGTCCGGTTACTGACACAAGCTGAGCTGAGAGTTGATAAACAAAGCAGAG ATAGCACAGTAGACAGCGGCTTCGGTAGTCAACCAATGaatcaggagatggaggagccaGCCATGGCCAATCAGTAA
- the nfkb2 gene encoding nuclear factor NF-kappa-B p100 subunit isoform X2, whose amino-acid sequence MSGALRMDDSQYNMKIFENEFMNLPYDLMPPVDIKIEPYIPETAHGPYIQIIEEPKQRGFRFRYECEGPSHGGLPGASSERNRRTYPTVKVNNYVGHARVEVQLVTHSDPPRVHAHSLVGRHCSESGTCTVDVGPNELTASFSNLGILHVTKRGVVEMLVKRLREEKKRQKGQHNHITDPEEQAITKEAKELGKAMDLNIVRLMFTAYLQDSNGGFSRALKPVVSNPIYDSKSPNASNLKISRMDKTCGSVMGGDEIFLLCDKVQKDDIEIRFYEEEEEGGWEAFGDFSPTDVHKQYAIVFKTPQYHSTEIERPVTVFLQLKRKKGGDCSDPKQFTYKPQDQDKEEVQRKKQKPLPHPYDPGRGGSLGGNWPQGRGGAGGFGGGAGGGGGGGGFQFNHQLNGGGFYGGGFGGFGGGTQMSGPAPQAGGNQQQGGQAAGQTGLPLQRQLFQIAASLQSRASQTARQTAGALLQYCSTGDVTVLLAMQRHLCGVQDENGDTPLHLAIIHQQTAVIQQLIHTILRTQQHKIINRPNHLNQSPLHLAVITRQLKVVEVLLRAGADPTLLDLDGRTPLHLAALAADDVCLRVLLGHLGERYAHLVNMADYHGLHPLHLAVRKGGERCLRLLVEGGAKINAPEQKSGCSALHLAVRENLFKVACSLITDLKADVNMCTFGGNTPLHLAASLGSPILCSMLVAAGADKNLENDEPLFSSSSSSDEEQEEDERERESGGQAEATSQTLSPERKLANTRKRPATGHTPLDLAKCRKVRNLLESRQSPKPSQHNTKTPPPTSKEGESQALDEETLTKLCEMLSLGDVPWRQLAEKLGMLTLAHLYEESPSPCHNLLHNYKLGGGPVEGLVDALQSMGLTDGVRLLTQAELRVDKQSRDSTVDSGFGSQPMNQEMEEPAMANQ is encoded by the exons ATGTCTGGCGCACTGAG GATGGATGACAGTCAGTACAACatgaaaatatttgaaaatgag TTTATGAATTTACCATACGACCTCATGCCCCCTGTGGACATCAAGATTGAGCCTTACATCCCTGAAACAG CTCATGGACCCTACATTCAAATCATCGAGGAGCCCAAACAA agaggaTTCAGATTCCGCTATGAGTGTGAGGGTCCATCTCATGGAGGGCTGCCTGGGGCATCTagtgagaggaacaggagaaccTACCCTACTGTTAAG gTGAATAACTATGTTGGCCATGCCAGGGTAGAGGTGCAGCTGGTGACACACTCAGACCCTCCCCGTGTTCATGCCCACAGTCTGGTGGGGAGACACTGCTCCGAGAGCGGCACATGCACGGTGGACGTGGGCCCCAACGAACTCACTGCCTC gTTCAGTAACCTGGGCATCCTGCATGTTACcaagagaggggtggtggagatgTTGGTCAAGAGActcagagaagagaagaagagacagaaaggcCAGCACAACCACATCACAG ATCCAGAGGAACAGGCCATTACAAAAGAAGCCAAGGAGCTGGGCAAAGCTATGGACCTGAACATTGTCAGGTTAATGTTCACAGCCTACCTCCAGGACAGCAATGGGGGATTCTCTAGGGCCCTGAAGCCTGTGGTCTCCAACCCCATCTATGACAGCA AATCGCCCAACGCCTCCAATCTGAAGATCTCCCGCATGGACAAGACCTGTGGCTCagtgatgggaggagatgagataTTCCTGCTGTGTGACAAGGTCCAGAAAG ATGATATTGAGATTCGTTTttatgaagaggaagaggaagggggctGGGAAGCCTTTGGGGACTTCTCCCCAACCGATGTTCACAAACAG TACGCCATTGTATTCAAAACGCCGCAGTACCACAGCACAGAGATTGAGCGTCCCGTCACCGTGTTCCTGCAgctgaagaggaagaagggaggagactgCAGCGACCCCAAACAGTTCACCTACAAGCCCCAGGACCAAG ACAAAGAAGAGGTTCAGAGGAAAAAGCAGAAGCCTCTGCCACACCCCTATGATCCAGGAAGAGGCGGGTCTCTGGGCGGGAACTGGCCacaaggaaggggaggagccggGGGATTTGGAGGTGgcgctggaggaggtggaggaggaggag GCTTCCAGTTCAACCATCAGCTTAATGGAGGAGGCTTCTATGGAGGTGGGTTTGGAGGCTTCGGAGGAGGGACCCAAATGTCAGGCCCCGCCCCACAGGCAGGGGGGAACCAGCAGCAGGGGGGACAGGCGGCTGGACAGACAGGCTTACCACTACAAAGGCAACTCTTCCAGATAG cTGCCTCTCTGCAGAGCAGggccagtcagacagccaggcagacagcagGGGCACTGCTCCAGTACTGCAGCACTGGGGACGTAACGGTCCTTCTGGCAATGCAGAGACACCTATGCGGAGTCCAGGACGAGAACGGAGACAC GCCTTTGCACTTGGCGATCATTCACCAGCAGACCGCAGTGATTCAGCAGTTGATCCACACTATCCTCCGCACCCAGCAACACAAGATTATCAACAGACCCAACCATCTCAACCAG AGCCCCCTCCACCTGGCTGTGATCACCAGGCAGCTCAAGGTTGTGGAGGTGCTTCTCAGGGCGGGGGCTGACCCCACCCTGCTGGATCTGGACGGTcgcacccccctccacctggctGCGCTGGCCGCGGACGACGTCTGCCTCCGCGTCCTGCTGGGGCACCTGGGCGAACGCTACGCCCACCTGGTCAACATGGCCGACTACCACG GTCTGCACCCTCTCCACCTTGctgtgaggaagggaggagagcgcTGCCTGCGTCTGCTGGTGGAGGGCGGGGCTAAGATCAATGCCCCAGAGCAAAAGAGTGGATGCTCCGCCCTCCACCTGGCCGTCAGGGAAAATCTCTTCAAAGTGGCCTGCAGTCTAATCACAGAC CTAAAGGCAGATGTGAACATGTGCACGTTTGGAGGgaacacccctctccaccttgCGGCCAGCCTGGGCTCCCCCATCCTCTGCTCCATGCTCGTCGCCGCGG GTGCTGACAAGAACCTGGAAAACGATGAGcctctcttctccagctcctcttcctcagacgaagaacaggaagaggacGAACGCGAGAGAGAAAGCGGAGGACAAGCAGAGGCGACATCACAGACGCTCTCGCCCGAGAGAAAGCTTGCGAACACCCGCAAGAGACCAGCCACCGGACACACGCCATTAGACCTGGCCAAATGCCGAAAG GTGAGAAACCTTCTGGAGTCTAGACAGAGCCCCAAGCCCagccaacacaacaccaagacaCCTCCACCCACGAGTAAAGAAG GAGAGAGTCAGGCTCTGGACGAGGAGACTCTCACTAAACTGTGTGAGATGCTGAGTCTGGGAGACGTGCCCTGGAGACAGTTGGCGGAGAAGCTGGGCATGCTCACACTGGCACACCTGTATGAGGAGAGCCCCTCGCCCTGCCACAACCTGCTGCACAATTACAAG ctgGGTGGAGGTCCAGTTGAGGGGCTGGTGGATGCTCTTCAGTCTATGGGTTTGACTGATGGAGTCCGGTTACTGACACAAGCTGAGCTGAGAGTTGATAAACAAAGCAGAG ATAGCACAGTAGACAGCGGCTTCGGTAGTCAACCAATGaatcaggagatggaggagccaGCCATGGCCAATCAGTAA
- the nfkb2 gene encoding nuclear factor NF-kappa-B p100 subunit isoform X3 codes for MDDSQYNMKIFENEQFMNLPYDLMPPVDIKIEPYIPETAHGPYIQIIEEPKQRGFRFRYECEGPSHGGLPGASSERNRRTYPTVKVNNYVGHARVEVQLVTHSDPPRVHAHSLVGRHCSESGTCTVDVGPNELTASFSNLGILHVTKRGVVEMLVKRLREEKKRQKGQHNHITDPEEQAITKEAKELGKAMDLNIVRLMFTAYLQDSNGGFSRALKPVVSNPIYDSKSPNASNLKISRMDKTCGSVMGGDEIFLLCDKVQKDDIEIRFYEEEEEGGWEAFGDFSPTDVHKQYAIVFKTPQYHSTEIERPVTVFLQLKRKKGGDCSDPKQFTYKPQDQDKEEVQRKKQKPLPHPYDPGRGGSLGGNWPQGRGGAGGFGGGAGGGGGGGGFQFNHQLNGGGFYGGGFGGFGGGTQMSGPAPQAGGNQQQGGQAAGQTGLPLQRQLFQIAASLQSRASQTARQTAGALLQYCSTGDVTVLLAMQRHLCGVQDENGDTPLHLAIIHQQTAVIQQLIHTILRTQQHKIINRPNHLNQSPLHLAVITRQLKVVEVLLRAGADPTLLDLDGRTPLHLAALAADDVCLRVLLGHLGERYAHLVNMADYHGLHPLHLAVRKGGERCLRLLVEGGAKINAPEQKSGCSALHLAVRENLFKVACSLITDLKADVNMCTFGGNTPLHLAASLGSPILCSMLVAAGADKNLENDEPLFSSSSSSDEEQEEDERERESGGQAEATSQTLSPERKLANTRKRPATGHTPLDLAKCRKVRNLLESRQSPKPSQHNTKTPPPTSKEGESQALDEETLTKLCEMLSLGDVPWRQLAEKLGMLTLAHLYEESPSPCHNLLHNYKLGGGPVEGLVDALQSMGLTDGVRLLTQAELRVDKQSRDSTVDSGFGSQPMNQEMEEPAMANQ; via the exons ATGGATGACAGTCAGTACAACatgaaaatatttgaaaatgag CAGTTTATGAATTTACCATACGACCTCATGCCCCCTGTGGACATCAAGATTGAGCCTTACATCCCTGAAACAG CTCATGGACCCTACATTCAAATCATCGAGGAGCCCAAACAA agaggaTTCAGATTCCGCTATGAGTGTGAGGGTCCATCTCATGGAGGGCTGCCTGGGGCATCTagtgagaggaacaggagaaccTACCCTACTGTTAAG gTGAATAACTATGTTGGCCATGCCAGGGTAGAGGTGCAGCTGGTGACACACTCAGACCCTCCCCGTGTTCATGCCCACAGTCTGGTGGGGAGACACTGCTCCGAGAGCGGCACATGCACGGTGGACGTGGGCCCCAACGAACTCACTGCCTC gTTCAGTAACCTGGGCATCCTGCATGTTACcaagagaggggtggtggagatgTTGGTCAAGAGActcagagaagagaagaagagacagaaaggcCAGCACAACCACATCACAG ATCCAGAGGAACAGGCCATTACAAAAGAAGCCAAGGAGCTGGGCAAAGCTATGGACCTGAACATTGTCAGGTTAATGTTCACAGCCTACCTCCAGGACAGCAATGGGGGATTCTCTAGGGCCCTGAAGCCTGTGGTCTCCAACCCCATCTATGACAGCA AATCGCCCAACGCCTCCAATCTGAAGATCTCCCGCATGGACAAGACCTGTGGCTCagtgatgggaggagatgagataTTCCTGCTGTGTGACAAGGTCCAGAAAG ATGATATTGAGATTCGTTTttatgaagaggaagaggaagggggctGGGAAGCCTTTGGGGACTTCTCCCCAACCGATGTTCACAAACAG TACGCCATTGTATTCAAAACGCCGCAGTACCACAGCACAGAGATTGAGCGTCCCGTCACCGTGTTCCTGCAgctgaagaggaagaagggaggagactgCAGCGACCCCAAACAGTTCACCTACAAGCCCCAGGACCAAG ACAAAGAAGAGGTTCAGAGGAAAAAGCAGAAGCCTCTGCCACACCCCTATGATCCAGGAAGAGGCGGGTCTCTGGGCGGGAACTGGCCacaaggaaggggaggagccggGGGATTTGGAGGTGgcgctggaggaggtggaggaggaggag GCTTCCAGTTCAACCATCAGCTTAATGGAGGAGGCTTCTATGGAGGTGGGTTTGGAGGCTTCGGAGGAGGGACCCAAATGTCAGGCCCCGCCCCACAGGCAGGGGGGAACCAGCAGCAGGGGGGACAGGCGGCTGGACAGACAGGCTTACCACTACAAAGGCAACTCTTCCAGATAG cTGCCTCTCTGCAGAGCAGggccagtcagacagccaggcagacagcagGGGCACTGCTCCAGTACTGCAGCACTGGGGACGTAACGGTCCTTCTGGCAATGCAGAGACACCTATGCGGAGTCCAGGACGAGAACGGAGACAC GCCTTTGCACTTGGCGATCATTCACCAGCAGACCGCAGTGATTCAGCAGTTGATCCACACTATCCTCCGCACCCAGCAACACAAGATTATCAACAGACCCAACCATCTCAACCAG AGCCCCCTCCACCTGGCTGTGATCACCAGGCAGCTCAAGGTTGTGGAGGTGCTTCTCAGGGCGGGGGCTGACCCCACCCTGCTGGATCTGGACGGTcgcacccccctccacctggctGCGCTGGCCGCGGACGACGTCTGCCTCCGCGTCCTGCTGGGGCACCTGGGCGAACGCTACGCCCACCTGGTCAACATGGCCGACTACCACG GTCTGCACCCTCTCCACCTTGctgtgaggaagggaggagagcgcTGCCTGCGTCTGCTGGTGGAGGGCGGGGCTAAGATCAATGCCCCAGAGCAAAAGAGTGGATGCTCCGCCCTCCACCTGGCCGTCAGGGAAAATCTCTTCAAAGTGGCCTGCAGTCTAATCACAGAC CTAAAGGCAGATGTGAACATGTGCACGTTTGGAGGgaacacccctctccaccttgCGGCCAGCCTGGGCTCCCCCATCCTCTGCTCCATGCTCGTCGCCGCGG GTGCTGACAAGAACCTGGAAAACGATGAGcctctcttctccagctcctcttcctcagacgaagaacaggaagaggacGAACGCGAGAGAGAAAGCGGAGGACAAGCAGAGGCGACATCACAGACGCTCTCGCCCGAGAGAAAGCTTGCGAACACCCGCAAGAGACCAGCCACCGGACACACGCCATTAGACCTGGCCAAATGCCGAAAG GTGAGAAACCTTCTGGAGTCTAGACAGAGCCCCAAGCCCagccaacacaacaccaagacaCCTCCACCCACGAGTAAAGAAG GAGAGAGTCAGGCTCTGGACGAGGAGACTCTCACTAAACTGTGTGAGATGCTGAGTCTGGGAGACGTGCCCTGGAGACAGTTGGCGGAGAAGCTGGGCATGCTCACACTGGCACACCTGTATGAGGAGAGCCCCTCGCCCTGCCACAACCTGCTGCACAATTACAAG ctgGGTGGAGGTCCAGTTGAGGGGCTGGTGGATGCTCTTCAGTCTATGGGTTTGACTGATGGAGTCCGGTTACTGACACAAGCTGAGCTGAGAGTTGATAAACAAAGCAGAG ATAGCACAGTAGACAGCGGCTTCGGTAGTCAACCAATGaatcaggagatggaggagccaGCCATGGCCAATCAGTAA
- the nfkb2 gene encoding nuclear factor NF-kappa-B p100 subunit isoform X4 gives MDDSQYNMKIFENEFMNLPYDLMPPVDIKIEPYIPETAHGPYIQIIEEPKQRGFRFRYECEGPSHGGLPGASSERNRRTYPTVKVNNYVGHARVEVQLVTHSDPPRVHAHSLVGRHCSESGTCTVDVGPNELTASFSNLGILHVTKRGVVEMLVKRLREEKKRQKGQHNHITDPEEQAITKEAKELGKAMDLNIVRLMFTAYLQDSNGGFSRALKPVVSNPIYDSKSPNASNLKISRMDKTCGSVMGGDEIFLLCDKVQKDDIEIRFYEEEEEGGWEAFGDFSPTDVHKQYAIVFKTPQYHSTEIERPVTVFLQLKRKKGGDCSDPKQFTYKPQDQDKEEVQRKKQKPLPHPYDPGRGGSLGGNWPQGRGGAGGFGGGAGGGGGGGGFQFNHQLNGGGFYGGGFGGFGGGTQMSGPAPQAGGNQQQGGQAAGQTGLPLQRQLFQIAASLQSRASQTARQTAGALLQYCSTGDVTVLLAMQRHLCGVQDENGDTPLHLAIIHQQTAVIQQLIHTILRTQQHKIINRPNHLNQSPLHLAVITRQLKVVEVLLRAGADPTLLDLDGRTPLHLAALAADDVCLRVLLGHLGERYAHLVNMADYHGLHPLHLAVRKGGERCLRLLVEGGAKINAPEQKSGCSALHLAVRENLFKVACSLITDLKADVNMCTFGGNTPLHLAASLGSPILCSMLVAAGADKNLENDEPLFSSSSSSDEEQEEDERERESGGQAEATSQTLSPERKLANTRKRPATGHTPLDLAKCRKVRNLLESRQSPKPSQHNTKTPPPTSKEGESQALDEETLTKLCEMLSLGDVPWRQLAEKLGMLTLAHLYEESPSPCHNLLHNYKLGGGPVEGLVDALQSMGLTDGVRLLTQAELRVDKQSRDSTVDSGFGSQPMNQEMEEPAMANQ, from the exons ATGGATGACAGTCAGTACAACatgaaaatatttgaaaatgag TTTATGAATTTACCATACGACCTCATGCCCCCTGTGGACATCAAGATTGAGCCTTACATCCCTGAAACAG CTCATGGACCCTACATTCAAATCATCGAGGAGCCCAAACAA agaggaTTCAGATTCCGCTATGAGTGTGAGGGTCCATCTCATGGAGGGCTGCCTGGGGCATCTagtgagaggaacaggagaaccTACCCTACTGTTAAG gTGAATAACTATGTTGGCCATGCCAGGGTAGAGGTGCAGCTGGTGACACACTCAGACCCTCCCCGTGTTCATGCCCACAGTCTGGTGGGGAGACACTGCTCCGAGAGCGGCACATGCACGGTGGACGTGGGCCCCAACGAACTCACTGCCTC gTTCAGTAACCTGGGCATCCTGCATGTTACcaagagaggggtggtggagatgTTGGTCAAGAGActcagagaagagaagaagagacagaaaggcCAGCACAACCACATCACAG ATCCAGAGGAACAGGCCATTACAAAAGAAGCCAAGGAGCTGGGCAAAGCTATGGACCTGAACATTGTCAGGTTAATGTTCACAGCCTACCTCCAGGACAGCAATGGGGGATTCTCTAGGGCCCTGAAGCCTGTGGTCTCCAACCCCATCTATGACAGCA AATCGCCCAACGCCTCCAATCTGAAGATCTCCCGCATGGACAAGACCTGTGGCTCagtgatgggaggagatgagataTTCCTGCTGTGTGACAAGGTCCAGAAAG ATGATATTGAGATTCGTTTttatgaagaggaagaggaagggggctGGGAAGCCTTTGGGGACTTCTCCCCAACCGATGTTCACAAACAG TACGCCATTGTATTCAAAACGCCGCAGTACCACAGCACAGAGATTGAGCGTCCCGTCACCGTGTTCCTGCAgctgaagaggaagaagggaggagactgCAGCGACCCCAAACAGTTCACCTACAAGCCCCAGGACCAAG ACAAAGAAGAGGTTCAGAGGAAAAAGCAGAAGCCTCTGCCACACCCCTATGATCCAGGAAGAGGCGGGTCTCTGGGCGGGAACTGGCCacaaggaaggggaggagccggGGGATTTGGAGGTGgcgctggaggaggtggaggaggaggag GCTTCCAGTTCAACCATCAGCTTAATGGAGGAGGCTTCTATGGAGGTGGGTTTGGAGGCTTCGGAGGAGGGACCCAAATGTCAGGCCCCGCCCCACAGGCAGGGGGGAACCAGCAGCAGGGGGGACAGGCGGCTGGACAGACAGGCTTACCACTACAAAGGCAACTCTTCCAGATAG cTGCCTCTCTGCAGAGCAGggccagtcagacagccaggcagacagcagGGGCACTGCTCCAGTACTGCAGCACTGGGGACGTAACGGTCCTTCTGGCAATGCAGAGACACCTATGCGGAGTCCAGGACGAGAACGGAGACAC GCCTTTGCACTTGGCGATCATTCACCAGCAGACCGCAGTGATTCAGCAGTTGATCCACACTATCCTCCGCACCCAGCAACACAAGATTATCAACAGACCCAACCATCTCAACCAG AGCCCCCTCCACCTGGCTGTGATCACCAGGCAGCTCAAGGTTGTGGAGGTGCTTCTCAGGGCGGGGGCTGACCCCACCCTGCTGGATCTGGACGGTcgcacccccctccacctggctGCGCTGGCCGCGGACGACGTCTGCCTCCGCGTCCTGCTGGGGCACCTGGGCGAACGCTACGCCCACCTGGTCAACATGGCCGACTACCACG GTCTGCACCCTCTCCACCTTGctgtgaggaagggaggagagcgcTGCCTGCGTCTGCTGGTGGAGGGCGGGGCTAAGATCAATGCCCCAGAGCAAAAGAGTGGATGCTCCGCCCTCCACCTGGCCGTCAGGGAAAATCTCTTCAAAGTGGCCTGCAGTCTAATCACAGAC CTAAAGGCAGATGTGAACATGTGCACGTTTGGAGGgaacacccctctccaccttgCGGCCAGCCTGGGCTCCCCCATCCTCTGCTCCATGCTCGTCGCCGCGG GTGCTGACAAGAACCTGGAAAACGATGAGcctctcttctccagctcctcttcctcagacgaagaacaggaagaggacGAACGCGAGAGAGAAAGCGGAGGACAAGCAGAGGCGACATCACAGACGCTCTCGCCCGAGAGAAAGCTTGCGAACACCCGCAAGAGACCAGCCACCGGACACACGCCATTAGACCTGGCCAAATGCCGAAAG GTGAGAAACCTTCTGGAGTCTAGACAGAGCCCCAAGCCCagccaacacaacaccaagacaCCTCCACCCACGAGTAAAGAAG GAGAGAGTCAGGCTCTGGACGAGGAGACTCTCACTAAACTGTGTGAGATGCTGAGTCTGGGAGACGTGCCCTGGAGACAGTTGGCGGAGAAGCTGGGCATGCTCACACTGGCACACCTGTATGAGGAGAGCCCCTCGCCCTGCCACAACCTGCTGCACAATTACAAG ctgGGTGGAGGTCCAGTTGAGGGGCTGGTGGATGCTCTTCAGTCTATGGGTTTGACTGATGGAGTCCGGTTACTGACACAAGCTGAGCTGAGAGTTGATAAACAAAGCAGAG ATAGCACAGTAGACAGCGGCTTCGGTAGTCAACCAATGaatcaggagatggaggagccaGCCATGGCCAATCAGTAA